In Colletotrichum higginsianum IMI 349063 chromosome 3, whole genome shotgun sequence, a genomic segment contains:
- a CDS encoding Beta-lactamase, which translates to MAFFDKLADVFARQTDPPSPPEKFLASLSAPSVSVAVLDRGSIEARCFSTVGDNEGTRFQAASISKPIAGTTVMRLVSQGKLCLNDKLLHVLPAELFASLGPAGILRRITLRHLLSHTAGFRTSSYTGYADNVPSALDTLLDRNGGHNLPEKLSAFPGQQFAYCGGNFAMLQVILETVFEKPFADLVQEHVFDPLGMADSTFATPAQDDEGGNFARSWWTGNKPHETPWLHHPELASGGVWTTPADLLRLISAVQSSLGPDVPAGTERFLPRALAAEMLTEVQGGMALSWMVSRKKGHAFGHWGGNSPSFRCYAVGFADTTGAVDGRDLAEGCGVAVMTNGWEGHDVCAKVAHAVAHLKGWPYIGTLELLQDFAIPVKDSSRDMGGLWEEWVGRWSEGWRIERDADGAPRAGFGELEALELVPAALPAERGEDGPSIDFLVGGLSVMLRLHGAKDERTVEVWNGLTLKSSMLKRV; encoded by the coding sequence atggccttcttcgacaaGCTCGCGGACGTCTTTGCGCGGCAGACCGAtccaccctcgccgcccgagaAGTTTCTTGCGTCTCTCAGCGCCCCATCCGTCTCCGTCGCGGTCCTGGACAGGGGCAGCATTGAGGCGCGGTGCTTCTCGACCGTCGGCGACAACGAGGGGACCCGCTTCCAGGCCGCCAGCATCTCCAAGCCCATCGCCGGCACCACCGTCATGAGGCTTGTGAGCCAAGGAAAGCTGTGCCTGAACGACAAGCTCCTCCACGTCCTCCCCGCCGAGCTGTTCGCGAGCCTGGGACCCGCCGGGATCCTGCGCCGGATCACcctccgccacctcctcAGCCACACGGCCGGGTTCCGCACCTCGAGCTACACGGGGTACGCCGACAAcgtgccgtcggcgctggACACGCTCCTCGACAGGAACGGCGGCCACAACCTCCCCGAGAAGCTCAGCGCTTTCCCCGGGCAGCAGTTCGCCTACTGCGGGGGCAACTTCGCCATGCTGCAGGTCATCCTCGAGACGGTGTTCGAGAAGCCGTTCGCGGACCTCGTCCAGGAGCACGTGTTCGACCCCCTGGGCATGGCGGACTCGACTTTCGCTACGCCGGCGCAGGATGACGAGGGGGGCAACTTCGCGCGGTCCTGGTGGACGGGCAACAAGCCCCACGAAACGCCGTGGCTTCACCACCCGGAGCTCGCGTCCGGCGGCGTGTGGACCACGCCCGCCGACCTGCTCAGGCTCATCAGCGCCGTGCAGAGCTCTCTCGGGCCGGACGTCCCGGCGGGGACGGAGAGGTTCCTCCCCcgggcgctggcggcggagatgCTGACGGAGGTCCAGGGCGGCATGGCGCTCTCGTGGATGGTGTCCCGGAAGAAGGGCCACGCGTTCGGGCACTGGGGCGGGAACAGCCCGTCGTTCCGGTGCTACGCCGTCGGCTTCGCGGACACCACCGGCGCGGTCGACGGCCGGGATCTCGCCGAGGGGtgcggcgtcgccgtcatgaCGAACGGGTGGGAGGGCCACGACGTGTGCGCCAAGGTCGCGCACGCCGTGGCGCACCTCAAGGGGTGGCCGTACATCGGGACGCTGGAGCTGCTCCAGGACTTTGCCATCCCCGTCAAGGATTCGTCGAGGGATATGGGCGGGCTGTGGGAGGAGTGGGTCGGGCGCTGGTCCGAGGGCTGGAGGATCGAgagggacgcggacggcgcGCCACGGGCGGGCttcggcgagctggaggcCCTGGAGCTCGTGCCGGCGGCGCTTCCGGCGGagcgcggcgaggatggTCCCTCGATCGACTTCCTGGTGGGAGGGTTGTCCGTCATGCTCCGGCTCCACGGGGCGAAAGACGAGCGGACGGTTGAGGTGTGGAATGGTCTGACGCTCAAGTCGAGCATGCTGAAGAGGGTGTAG
- a CDS encoding protease, producing the protein MSLTTWMTSFLILSTLNFWRVFAAPSSTEHDLLSGNDKRELKSWVAVGSKGPWPCSDSQLEKIKSAVDDAKVLANAAVSALNDYGESSRAYQRWFGDSIAHGLTPETIKTKHYESVLAELRPPTSATLKHPEQDGPDPKRLVFGCPKAKNPLCLNNPRSAGAIDADKAPVNVGKSADDGDKGAVEAGKSAAKNPKPFTVNIIILCPVFFEEVSQSEMISNWKKNDYTPSAGLIMLHETQHISAIVGADRVTGDIAYTVRDCRRIKDEYQIQNAQNYAFFALDVAANPPRSKAPPLSKAPPLSKTPTQSKAPTRSKAPKL; encoded by the exons ATGTCACTCACAACATGGATGACCTCTTTCCTCATTCTCTCGACTCTGAACTTCTGGCGCGTATTCGCTGCTCCCAGTTCCACCGAACACGATCTGCTTTCAGGCAATGACAAGCGGGAATTGAAGTCGTGGGTCGCCGTAGGTTCAAAGGGACCATGGCCGTGCAGTGACAGCCAGTTGGAAAAGATCAAGAGCGCAGTAGACGACGCAAAAGTCCTTGCGAACGCGGCAGTTTCCGCCTTAAATGACTATGGAGAGTCCTCGAGAGCCTATCAACGTTGGTTTGGTG ACAGCATCGCTCATGGCCTAACTCCCGAAACCATCAAAACAAAGCACTACGAAAGTGTACTTGCGGAACTACGCCCGCCCACATCCGCCACTCTCAAACATCCCGAGCAAGACGGCCCAGACCCAAAAAGACTGGTGTTTGGCTGTCCAAAGGCCAAAAATCCGTTGTGTCTCAACAACCCCAGATCAGCTGGCGCGATCGACGCTGACAAAGCCCCGGTTAACGTTGGCAAAAGCGCGGACGACGGTGACAAAGGCGCGGTCGAGGCTGGCAAAAGCGCGGCCAAGAATCCCAAACCCTTCACTGTCAATATTATAATCCTCTGCCCCGTTTTCTTCGAGGAAGTCAGCCAGTCAGAGATGATATCCAACTGGAAAAAGAACGATTACACACCCTCGGCAGGCTTGATAATGCTACACGAGACGCAGCATATCTCCGCCATTGTGGGTGCAGACAGGGTCACTGGAGACATTGCATACACGGTCAGAGA TTGCCGACGTATTAAAGACGAGTACCAGATTCAGAACGCCCAGAACTACGCATTTTTCGCTTTGGATGTGGCTGCAAACCCTCCTCGGTCAAAGGCACCTCCTCTGTCAAAGGCACCTCCTCTGTCAAAGACACCTACTCAGTCAAAGGCACCTACTCGGTCAAAGGCACCGAAGCTATAG
- a CDS encoding CRAL/TRIO domain-containing protein — protein sequence MTTEDQHPQASPKCETAPELDPKYDDYLGDFPTVAHIGEPRDVERGYAGHLNDMQKAQLFQLRSMLEAEGHTERLDTLTMKSTDSYPRWRFTEFESWRKKSLLDALVPTWDYDERETMLKYYPQYYHKTDKDGRPLYIEHLGGINLTAMRTITTDERMLDNLSVEYEKCADPRFPACSRQAGQLVETCCTIMDMKGVSLGKASQVYDYINKASVILQNYYPERLGKLYIINAPWGFSTVWSFVKGWLDPVTVNKIHILGGGYQKELLAQIPADNLPVEFGGKCVCAEGCQNSDAGPWRDPQWKQDAWWEKKDTIEKANVALKGTAKDPVLRNKSR from the exons ATGACTACGGAGGATCAACACCCACAGGCGAGTCCGAAATGTGAGACCGCCCCTGAGCTCGATCCCAAATACGACGACTACCTTGGAGACTTCCCAACGGTCGCCCACATCGGCGAACCCCGCGATGTCGAGAGGGGCTACGCTGGCCACCTCAACGATATGCAGAAGGCTCAGCTCTTCCAGCTCCGATCCATGCTGGAGGCTGAAGGACACACCGAGCGCTTAGACACTCTGACCATG AAAAGCACTGACTCTTATCCACGGTGGAGGTTCACCGAGTTCGAGAGCTGGCGGAAGAAGTCTCTCCTCGATGCTCTGGTGCCCACCTGGGACTATGACGAACGCGAGACAATGTTGAAGTACTACCCTCAGTACTACCACAAGACCGACAAG GACGGCCGCCCTCTCTACATCGAGCACCTGGGCGGGATCAACCTCACCGCCATGCGTACCATCACCACTGACGAGCGCATGCTGGACAACCTCTCGGTCGAGTACGAGAAGTGTGCCGACCCCCGTTTCCCTGCCTGCTCCCGCCAGGCTGGACAGCTCGTCGAGACCTGCTGCACCATCATGGACATGAAGGGCGTCTCACTCGGCAAGGCCAGCCAGGTGTACGACTACATCAACAAGGCCTCCGTTATCTTGCAGAACTATTATCCCGAGCGCCTTGGGAAACTCTACATCATCAACGCCCCATGGGGCTTTTCCACCGTCTGGAGCTTCGTCAAGGGCTGGCTCGACCCCGTCACCGTCAACAAGATCCACATCCTCGGCGGGGGCTACCAGAAGGAGCTACTTGCCCAGATCCCCGCTGACAACTTGCCTGTCGAGTTCGGCGGTAAGTGCGTTTGCGCCGAGGGCTGCCAGAACAGCGACGCCGGCCCTTGGAGGGATCCCCAGTGGAAGCAGGATGCCTGGTGGGAGAAGAAAGATACCATCGAGAAGGCTAATGTGGCGTTGAAAGGCACGGCGAAAGACCCTGTACTAAGAAACAAGAGTAGGTAG
- a CDS encoding FAD binding domain protein: MLSSTIDVGKGTSYGASGASSMVMRGVLRERDKLFTRPGEEVRKKDGLVEEIVRSAAGGIGVISEALHHRKEKKAKDLQQSQEPSHTQFPSETVQSPPGEAVPDSNKIVDEKATTGEEEESRSQKDQKDSGNLATAFINRHACLPGNRAANGRELPLPVILPQRRPEKRARGFLRAYAPLLADVGIEENTFLDFIDTFNKALEPNPWINALNLAGFAGSAMPEPASMLFGFGVEYATEAALEGHSRYSSNVFLDRVNSQFFNPRGLVCLVVTWQPDISNNQLNVNFEGEVSASRPNPGVSERIGDIAAQRTSAKDGWQSMKGQMAEMMKMSNGNFNWPEPAPLVFPAAKDPLTESGSDDCAKKKNALDRMEIWMEDMSDKRAQAKWADENSDKPAASLMPNHEFRSRYADPNHPAASGDLVALITGGRWTYVGKKKDKKSKKDRRSKEEEEQNNGEGLKRVADSDNPGTDNVSKVSDSVKEDESSGEDERDERLKKEQKEKRKEEEKKMKKEKKEKENKEKERKEMEKREKREREKNEKKAKKGNDDKKSKHETDNSKPHEDHEGDGSKEDDDDKSFQRDDNSQVSTKEDKDNEAWEPDTDSGKLQKDDGRKAKDEKKARKEKEKADKIAKKKKAKEEDWLSSLFQKDVLYLVVINLPSEQQVAAATEARVMRI, encoded by the exons ATGTTATCCTCCACAATCGACGTAGGCAAGGGAACTTCGTATGGAGCTTCTGGAGCCTCTTCCATGGTGATGCGGGGTGTGTtgcgagagagagacaagcTGTTCACAAGACCTGGCGAAGAGGTTCGTAAGAAGGATGGTCTCGTTGAAGAGATTGTCAGATCTGCGGCCGGAGGGATCGGAGTCATCTCGGAAGCACTGCATCATcggaaagagaagaaggcaaagGACTTGCAACAGAGCCAGGAACCTTCACACACACAGTTTCCTTCCGAAACAGTTCAAAGTCCACCGGGCGAGGCCGTACCTGATTCTAATAAGATTGTGGACGAAAAAGCAACaacaggagaagaagaagagtcGCGATCCCAGAAAGACCAAAAGGACTCAGGCAATCTTGCCACGGCGTTCATCAACCGGCACGCATGCTTGCCTGGAAACCGTGCAGCAAATGGAAGAGAGCTTCCTTTGCCGGTTATTCTGCCGCAACGGCGCCCCGAGAAAAGAGCACGAGGATTCCTCCGCGCCTACGCACCACTGCTCGCCGACGTGGGCATCGAGGAAAATACTTTCCTCGACTTCATCGACACCTTCAACAAGGCTCTGGAGCCCAACCCCTGGATCAACGCGCTCAACCTCGCAGGTTTCGCAGGGTCAGCGATGCCGgagccggcctcgatgctCTTTGGCTTCGGGGTCGAATACGCAACGGAAGCAGCCTTGGAGGGACATAGCCGCTACAGCTCCAACGTCTTTCTGGACCGCGTCAATTCCCAATTCTTCAACCCGCGCGGACTCGTTTGCCTTGTCGTAACATGGCAGCCAGACATCAGCAACAATCAGCTGAACGTCAACtttgagggcgaggtatCTGCTTCCCGCCCCAATCCTGGAGTTTCGGAGAGAATTGGAGACATTGCGGCGCAAAGAACATCGGCAAAGGACGGCTGGCAAAGCATGAAGGGCCAGATGGCggagatgatgaagatgtCCAACGGCAACTTCAACTGGCCCGAGCCGGCCCCTCTGGTGTTCCCGGCTGCCAAAGATCCCCTCACCGAGAGCGGAAGCGACGATTgtgccaagaagaagaatgcTCTTGACCGTATGGAGATCTGGATGGAGGATATGTCGGACAAACGAGCCCAGGCCAAGTGGGCCGACGAGAACAGCGACAAGCCCGCAGCGAGCCTGATGCCAAACCATGAGTTTCGATCTCGCTATGCTGATCCCAACCATCCAGCCGCGAGTGGCGACTTGGTGGCTCTTATTACCGGAGGTCGTTGGACATACGTGGGCAAGAAGAAAGACAAGAAGTCAAAGAAGGACAGGAGaagcaaggaggaagaggagcagAACAATGGCGAGGGTTTGAAGCGTGTCGCGGACAGTGACAATCCTGGAACAGACAATGTCAGTAAGGTCTCCGACAGTGTCAAGGAGGATGAGAGCTCTGGGGAAGATGAAAGAGACGAGAGGTTGAAGAAGGAgcagaaagaaaagaggaaagaggaagagaaaaagatgaagaaagaaaagaaggagaaagaaaacaaggaaaaagaaaggaaggaaatggaaaagagggaaaagagggaaagggaaaagaatGAGaaaaaggccaagaagggcaaTGATGACAAAAAGTCGAAGCACGAGACGGACAATAGCAAGCCTCACGAAGACCATGAAGGTGACGGTTCCaaagaagatgacgatgataAAAGCTTCCAGAGAGACGATAACAGCCAAGTATCGACGAAGGAGGACAAAGACAATGAGGCGTGGGAGCCTGACACAGACAGCGGCAAGCTGCAAAAAGACGATGGTAGGAAGGCTAAGGACGAAAAGAAGGCacggaaagaaaaagagaaggcTGATAAAAtagccaagaagaagaaggcgaaggaaGAAGACTGGCTTAGCAGCCTATTCCAGAAG GATGTACTCTACCTTGTGGTAATCAACCTCCCTTCCGAGCAACAggtggcggcagcaacagAAGCCCGTGTTATGAGGATTTGA
- a CDS encoding Ribonucleoprotein-associated protein — translation MADTLVAQIPQAFHHESEEVPDQSYLEPKPAALSDDLSNELYELLLLAFDQDQAVEGTTKLYEAVSNGQAELVVCAADVVRDFSLDHMPALCESHSVLYVFVPSRYVLGQSCGFDYSISAATITCHEGSDLAAAITEMKEKLQENQNGM, via the exons ATGGCTGATACCTTGGTCGCCCAAATTCCGCAAGCATTCCACCATGAGTCTGAAGAGGTACCGGACCAGTCTTACCTGGAACCGAAGCCGGCAGCTTTGAGCGACGACCTCAGCAACGAGCTCTACGAactactgctgctggccttTGATCAAGATCAGGCTGTTGAGGGCACCACCAAGC TTTACGAAGCCGTGTCCAACGGCCAAGCTGAGCTCGTTGTCTGCGCAGCCGATGTAGTCCGAGACTTCTCCTTGGATCATATGCCGGCGCTATGCGAGTCCCACAGCGTCCTCTACGTGTTCGTCCCTAGTAGATATGTCTTAGGGCAAAGTTGTGGATTCGATTATTCCATCTCTGCAGCAACGATTACATGCCACGAGGGCAGTGACCTGGCTGCGGCGATCACAGAGATGAAGGAGAAGCTGCAAGAGAACCAGAACGGGATGTGA
- a CDS encoding Glycoside hydrolase family 16, with amino-acid sequence MFWFNQATLLLSSALLVADVLPVGAVRTIIPKTSFDSQPNFDADWNYLYPWGTDHNGGARMNKDNVKFDSGVLTLTANKVSGQPQATHGGRKININYLSGAVHAKEHFNVSLGGGYDFSAELRATTTKGTWPAFWLTAVQGWPPEIDMAEWKGSGKISFNTFNTSSVVAAKDVDYPSPDTFHKIKCETRDLNGKDVQAKFYLDDQLVTTQVGAGYVGKPMYLSVELVLLKRRLVSVLIRVILPGLSTYKWKALPAYPAPTEALNSKSET; translated from the exons ATGTTCTGGTTCAACCAAGCGACTCTTCTCCTCAGCAGTGCACTGCTCGTGGCCGACGTGCTTCCCGTCGGAGCCGTGCGGACCATCATCCCCAAGACGAGCTTCGACTCCCAACCCAACTTCGACGCCGACTGGAACTACCTCTACCCCTGGGGCACCGACcacaacggcggcgcgcgcATGAACAAGGACAACGTCAAGTTCGACAGTGGCGTCCTCACCCTCACCGCCAACAAGGTCAGCGGCCAGCCGCAGGCGACGCACGGCGGGCGAAAGATCAACATCAACTACCTCAGCGGCGCGGTCCACGCCAAGGAGCACTTCAACGTCTCGCTAGGGGGCGGCTACGACTTCAGCGCCGAGCtgcgggcgacgacgaccaaaGGCACGTGGCCCGCGTTCTGGCTCACGGCCGTGCAGGGCTGGCCGCCCGAGATCGACATGGCGGAGTGGAAGGGCAGCGGCAAGATCAGCTTCAACACCTTCAACACCAGCTCCGTCGTCGCTGCCAAGGACGTCGATTACCCGAGCCCCGACACTTTTCACAAGATCAAGTGCGAGACGCGGGATCTCAACGGCAAGGACGTGCAGGCCAAATTCTACCTGGACGACCAACTCGTGACGACGCAAGTGGGCGCCGGATACGTTGGAAAGCCCATGTACCTGTCAGTAGAGCTTGTTTTGCTTAAGAGAAGGCTTGTGAGCGTGCTAATTCGAGTCATTCTACCAGGATTATCAACTTACAAATGGAAGGCTCTTCCGGCTTACCCGGCCCCGACGGAA GCACTGAATTCCAAGTCCGAAACCTAG